Proteins co-encoded in one Blastocatellia bacterium genomic window:
- a CDS encoding TlpA family protein disulfide reductase, with translation MLRSRLVGIERQWVAYFLLGLFLVASALLQYRVKFSEFGKRAPEELSEGKPAPTFTLPDLDGARIALEELRGKIVILDFWATWCGPCRAKHADLRSWWEKNRGRFPELVILCVNVQEDPAQVRHYVEQARLPFPVLLDVDGEVAKRYHVRVLPTLYVVDPEGRIFKQEMGYMGGVGTKIETIVREIREEDAR, from the coding sequence ATGCTGCGATCACGGCTCGTCGGTATCGAGCGGCAGTGGGTCGCCTATTTTCTGCTCGGGCTCTTCCTGGTCGCCTCCGCTCTTTTGCAGTACCGCGTTAAGTTCTCCGAGTTCGGAAAACGAGCGCCCGAAGAGCTTTCGGAGGGAAAGCCGGCTCCCACTTTCACCCTCCCCGACCTCGATGGCGCGCGCATTGCGCTCGAAGAACTACGTGGGAAGATCGTCATCCTCGATTTCTGGGCGACATGGTGTGGGCCTTGTCGGGCCAAACATGCTGACCTCCGCTCGTGGTGGGAGAAGAATCGCGGGCGATTTCCTGAGCTGGTGATCCTCTGCGTGAACGTTCAAGAGGATCCGGCGCAGGTCCGCCACTATGTCGAACAGGCGCGGCTGCCGTTTCCGGTGCTCCTTGACGTGGATGGGGAAGTCGCCAAACGGTATCACGTTCGCGTGTTGCCTACTCTTTATGTCGTGGACCCAGAAGGACGCATCTTCAAGCAGGAGATGGGCTACATGGGCGGCGTCGGAACGAAGATCGAGACCATCGTCCGCGAGATTCGGGAGGAAGACGCGCGATGA
- a CDS encoding hydantoinase B/oxoprolinase family protein: protein MAFDPIKLEIFKSLFISIAEEMGITLRRTAFSPNIKERRDYSCAIFDGKGRLVAQGDHMPVHLGSMPMSVRKAIEAVTLEPGDVVALNDPYEGGTHLPDVTLVSAVYVGERPFFYVANRAHHADIGGMSAGSMPLSTEIFQEGLRIPPIKLYERGQLNTSVMRLILANVRTPVEREGDLTAQLAANRTGERRLREMIAKYGEEEVAFYMRELYAYAERMVRARLAMIPDGDYVAEEYLDDDGITDAPVPIRVRISIRGDSALVDFTGSAPQTRGNVNAVYAITLSAVYYVFRAITGGDIPANAGVLAPITVTAPEGTVVNAVFPAPVAAGNVETSQRLVDVLLKALAPALPEIIPAASSGTMNNLTLGGIDPRTGAPFAYYETIAGGMGASPQSDGDSGVHTHMTNSLNTPIEALEYALPVRVRRYSLRPGSGGRGRHRGGDGIIREIEFLTDAEVAILSERRRFAPYGLHGGEPGRPGENILVSDGVEHRLPGKVNLRVRKGDVISIRTPGGGGWGPPGDLPAEEAS, encoded by the coding sequence ATGGCTTTCGATCCGATCAAGCTGGAGATCTTCAAATCGCTCTTCATCTCGATCGCCGAGGAGATGGGGATCACGCTGCGGCGCACGGCCTTCTCGCCCAACATCAAAGAGCGGCGCGACTACTCGTGCGCCATCTTCGATGGCAAGGGACGTCTGGTCGCTCAAGGCGATCACATGCCGGTCCATCTCGGCTCCATGCCGATGTCGGTGCGCAAGGCCATCGAGGCCGTCACGCTTGAACCCGGAGATGTGGTGGCGCTCAACGACCCCTATGAAGGAGGGACGCATCTGCCTGACGTGACGCTGGTGTCGGCCGTCTATGTCGGCGAGCGACCGTTCTTTTACGTCGCGAATCGCGCGCATCACGCGGACATCGGCGGCATGTCCGCCGGCTCGATGCCGCTCTCGACCGAGATCTTTCAGGAAGGCCTGCGCATCCCACCGATCAAACTCTACGAGAGAGGGCAGCTCAACACATCGGTCATGCGCTTGATCCTCGCCAATGTGCGGACGCCAGTCGAACGCGAGGGCGATCTCACGGCGCAATTGGCCGCCAATCGCACGGGCGAGCGACGATTGCGCGAGATGATAGCGAAATACGGCGAGGAGGAAGTCGCCTTTTACATGCGCGAGTTATACGCCTACGCCGAACGCATGGTGCGCGCGCGTTTGGCGATGATCCCCGACGGCGACTACGTGGCTGAGGAATATTTGGATGACGATGGGATCACCGACGCGCCCGTACCGATTCGCGTCAGGATCTCTATTCGGGGAGACTCGGCCCTCGTGGATTTCACCGGCTCGGCTCCGCAAACGCGCGGGAACGTGAACGCCGTCTATGCCATCACGCTCTCGGCGGTGTACTACGTCTTCCGCGCGATCACCGGAGGTGACATTCCGGCGAATGCGGGCGTATTGGCTCCCATCACGGTCACCGCGCCAGAAGGAACGGTTGTGAATGCGGTCTTCCCTGCTCCGGTCGCCGCCGGTAATGTCGAGACCTCGCAGCGATTGGTGGACGTGTTGTTGAAAGCGTTAGCGCCGGCCTTGCCCGAGATCATCCCAGCCGCGAGCAGCGGCACCATGAACAACCTCACTCTCGGTGGGATTGACCCACGTACCGGCGCCCCCTTCGCGTATTACGAGACGATCGCTGGCGGGATGGGCGCGAGTCCGCAAAGCGACGGCGACAGCGGCGTACACACGCACATGACGAACTCGCTGAACACGCCCATTGAGGCGCTCGAATACGCTTTGCCCGTGCGCGTCCGCCGTTACAGTCTGCGCCCGGGTTCTGGTGGGCGCGGCCGACATCGCGGCGGGGATGGGATCATTCGCGAGATCGAATTCCTCACCGATGCCGAAGTGGCCATCCTCTCCGAGCGAAGGCGTTTCGCTCCTTATGGGCTGCACGGCGGAGAGCCTGGCCGACCTGGAGAGAACATCCTGGTCTCCGATGGCGTCGAACACCGACTGCCTGGGAAGGTCAATCTCCGCGTGAGAAAGGGCGATGTGATCTCCATCCGAACCCCTGGCGGCGGAGGATGGGGACCTCCCGGTGATCTCCCCGCAGAAGAAGCCTCCTGA
- a CDS encoding ABC transporter permease produces MNGLFVQAWLTVRRAMASKMILAVLLLGLVVLALTSVGIAVALREETSPLVRAEGAMLLFALLAGGFGNFIALVLGATLVRADLRDGTILSVLSKPIPRWAYVVGSYLGCALSLLLAWAIFALLFLGLAYALGGEINRAHAWILLGRVLLALVLLSTAFFFSILTSAWIAAALALIVYYGDSFVALLVSLLRPVVGEVSERTRALLGYPFPATERLDSLFGMLIGQPQDAPAMGMLFLHLADYAAVMLVLAVWVFERKDIGPGVEA; encoded by the coding sequence ATGAACGGGCTGTTCGTCCAAGCGTGGCTGACTGTGCGGCGCGCGATGGCGAGCAAAATGATCCTCGCCGTCCTCCTCCTTGGGCTCGTCGTTTTGGCGCTCACGAGCGTTGGGATCGCTGTCGCTCTCAGAGAAGAGACCTCGCCTCTTGTCCGGGCCGAGGGCGCGATGCTGCTGTTCGCTCTTCTGGCGGGCGGGTTCGGGAATTTCATCGCGCTCGTCCTGGGAGCGACGCTCGTGCGCGCGGATCTGCGGGATGGGACGATCCTGAGCGTGCTCTCCAAACCCATCCCCCGATGGGCTTATGTGGTGGGGAGCTATCTGGGATGCGCGCTCTCCCTGTTACTCGCGTGGGCGATCTTCGCCCTCCTCTTCCTCGGACTCGCTTACGCCTTGGGGGGAGAGATCAATCGAGCGCACGCGTGGATTTTGTTGGGGCGCGTGTTGCTCGCGCTCGTGCTGCTCAGCACAGCCTTCTTCTTCTCGATCTTGACTTCGGCGTGGATCGCGGCGGCACTGGCGCTCATCGTCTACTACGGGGATTCGTTCGTCGCGCTGCTTGTGTCTCTCCTTCGTCCGGTGGTGGGGGAGGTATCCGAGCGCACGCGCGCGCTCTTGGGATACCCCTTCCCGGCGACGGAGCGACTCGATTCCCTCTTTGGAATGCTGATCGGGCAACCGCAGGACGCTCCTGCGATGGGAATGCTCTTCCTTCACTTGGCCGATTATGCCGCGGTCATGCTCGTGCTGGCGGTTTGGGTGTTCGAGCGGAAGGACATCGGTCCGGGCGTTGAAGCTTGA
- a CDS encoding ABC transporter ATP-binding protein, which yields MSDVVIRAEALTKRFVTGTLRRRSVEAVADLTFEVRRGEIFAFLGPNGAGKTTTLNLLMGFLKPTRGRAFVLGHPAGAVAARRRIGYLPEGYALYAAFTAPRLLDVFGRFFRLPTAERRTRIERLLKDFDLWSARVLPIGRYSRGMRQCLGLVQALLNDPELLILDEPTSGLDPRGRRMVRELLSQYRARGATVFLCSHILSEVEAICDRVAIVDRGRIVREGPLKEIIGRDRGYEIRFAQVESSTLDHLRALGVNVELAGGEFRTFVSEESLAQQVVDLVRGNGGVLKAYLPTTHTLEEVFLELTGRHLVPSKDS from the coding sequence ATGAGCGACGTTGTCATTCGAGCGGAGGCTCTCACAAAACGTTTCGTCACCGGGACGCTCCGTCGGCGAAGCGTCGAAGCGGTCGCCGATCTGACGTTCGAGGTGCGGCGCGGAGAGATCTTCGCCTTCCTCGGCCCGAACGGAGCAGGGAAGACGACGACGCTCAATCTCCTGATGGGATTCCTCAAACCGACGAGAGGACGCGCCTTTGTCCTCGGCCATCCGGCTGGGGCCGTCGCGGCGCGACGTCGGATCGGCTATCTCCCGGAGGGATATGCGCTCTACGCCGCATTCACGGCTCCGCGTCTTCTTGACGTCTTCGGGCGTTTCTTTCGCCTCCCGACTGCTGAGCGGCGGACGCGCATCGAACGGCTCCTCAAAGACTTCGATCTCTGGTCAGCGCGCGTCCTGCCGATCGGCAGATATTCGCGTGGCATGCGCCAATGCTTGGGCTTAGTTCAAGCGCTCTTGAACGATCCCGAGCTGCTCATCCTCGATGAGCCGACCTCCGGCCTCGATCCACGCGGACGGCGCATGGTGCGCGAGCTGCTGTCACAGTACAGGGCCAGGGGCGCCACGGTATTCCTGTGCTCGCATATCCTCTCGGAGGTCGAAGCCATTTGCGATCGCGTGGCCATTGTGGATCGCGGACGAATCGTGCGGGAAGGACCGCTGAAGGAGATCATTGGCCGAGATCGCGGGTATGAGATCCGATTTGCCCAGGTCGAATCTTCGACGCTCGATCATCTGCGCGCTCTCGGCGTGAACGTCGAGCTGGCTGGAGGAGAGTTTCGGACGTTCGTGAGCGAGGAATCGCTTGCGCAACAGGTCGTGGATCTCGTGAGAGGCAATGGAGGGGTACTGAAGGCCTATCTCCCGACCACGCACACATTGGAGGAAGTCTTCCTCGAGCTCACGGGTCGGCATCTCGTGCCTTCGAAGGACTCATGA
- a CDS encoding hydantoinase/oxoprolinase family protein — protein MLRIGVDTGGTFTDFILVRDGALVTLKVPSTPKQPEQAVLLGVQELLGEADTAVELVHGTTVGTNALLERKGARTALLTTEGFEDVLEIGRQNRPGLYQLTASRPKPLVPRSLRFGVRERVTSSGEVLIPLDRERVRELRARLAEEGVESIAVCYLFAFLEPKHERETAELLTELGVPISLSHEILPEFREYERTSTTVINAYLAPLMSRYISRLEEGVAELGKARSTRRFALRIMQSNGGSISARAAAQQPVRTVLSGPAGGVVGAFAVAQLAGFSRIITFDMGGTSTDVSLVEGAIQTTHEARIAELPIGIPVIDIHTVGAGGGSIARVDEGGALRVGPESAGADPGPVCYGRGEELTVTDAHLLLGRLDPDRFLGGAMPLHLARTVEYFQAFRQRFPRPASEIEIALGILDVANANMARAIKVISIERGYDPRDFVLVAFGGAGGLHACDLAEMLSIPRVLVPPHPGLLSALGVLLSDVLKDYSQTVMLSQGEIEPERLEAMFARLEERARADLQAEGFPPDRILLSRFVDVRYAGQAFELSLPFTREFIADFHRAHERRYGYADPMRRIELVTVRVRGCGITEKPACRPKARDPRPIEPVARRSVHFREGNALIARETPFYWREALTPGATIFGPAIILEYSATTVIPLGWRADVDEYENLILSREG, from the coding sequence ATGTTGCGAATCGGCGTAGATACCGGAGGGACGTTCACGGATTTCATCCTCGTGCGCGATGGTGCGCTCGTGACCCTGAAAGTGCCTTCGACGCCGAAGCAGCCCGAACAGGCCGTGCTCCTGGGGGTACAAGAGCTGCTGGGCGAAGCGGACACGGCGGTCGAGTTGGTGCACGGGACGACCGTGGGGACCAACGCGCTGCTCGAACGCAAGGGAGCCCGCACGGCCTTGCTCACGACTGAAGGGTTCGAGGATGTCTTGGAGATCGGCCGGCAGAATCGGCCTGGACTCTATCAGCTCACGGCGTCGCGTCCGAAGCCGCTCGTCCCGCGATCGCTTCGCTTCGGGGTGCGCGAGCGGGTGACCTCATCGGGAGAAGTACTCATTCCACTTGATCGAGAGCGCGTGCGCGAACTGCGCGCACGGCTGGCGGAGGAGGGCGTGGAGTCCATCGCTGTGTGCTACCTCTTCGCCTTTCTGGAACCGAAGCACGAGCGGGAGACGGCCGAGTTATTGACCGAGCTTGGCGTGCCCATCTCGCTCTCGCACGAGATCCTGCCGGAATTTCGCGAATACGAGCGGACTTCGACGACCGTCATCAACGCCTATTTGGCGCCACTCATGAGCCGTTACATTTCGCGTTTGGAAGAAGGAGTGGCCGAGCTGGGCAAAGCGCGCTCCACTCGCCGCTTCGCGCTTCGCATCATGCAATCGAATGGCGGCTCGATCTCAGCGCGCGCGGCGGCACAGCAACCGGTGCGCACTGTGCTCTCCGGTCCCGCTGGAGGCGTGGTGGGCGCTTTCGCCGTCGCGCAATTGGCTGGGTTCTCGCGGATCATCACCTTCGACATGGGGGGAACTTCGACCGACGTCAGTCTCGTGGAGGGCGCGATTCAGACGACGCATGAGGCCCGCATCGCCGAATTGCCCATCGGCATTCCGGTGATTGACATCCACACGGTCGGCGCGGGAGGCGGATCCATCGCCCGCGTGGATGAAGGCGGAGCGTTGCGCGTCGGCCCAGAGAGCGCAGGAGCAGATCCAGGCCCGGTTTGCTACGGGCGAGGCGAAGAGCTCACCGTCACCGATGCGCATCTGCTATTGGGGCGATTGGATCCCGATCGGTTTCTCGGCGGCGCGATGCCTCTACATCTCGCGCGCACGGTTGAATACTTCCAAGCTTTTCGCCAGCGGTTCCCGCGTCCGGCTTCGGAGATCGAGATCGCCCTGGGGATCCTCGATGTCGCCAACGCCAACATGGCGCGCGCCATCAAAGTCATCTCCATTGAGCGCGGCTACGATCCGCGCGATTTCGTCCTCGTCGCTTTCGGCGGTGCTGGTGGATTGCATGCGTGCGATCTCGCCGAGATGCTCTCGATCCCGCGCGTCTTAGTGCCGCCGCATCCCGGATTGCTCTCGGCGCTCGGCGTCTTGCTCTCGGATGTGTTGAAGGATTACTCGCAAACGGTCATGCTCTCGCAAGGGGAGATCGAGCCAGAGCGATTGGAGGCGATGTTCGCACGTTTGGAAGAGCGCGCCCGCGCCGATCTTCAGGCCGAAGGATTCCCGCCCGATCGCATCCTCCTCTCGCGCTTCGTGGACGTGCGATACGCCGGACAAGCGTTCGAGCTTTCCTTGCCATTCACGCGCGAATTCATTGCGGACTTCCATCGCGCGCACGAGCGCCGCTACGGCTACGCCGACCCGATGCGGCGCATCGAACTGGTCACCGTGCGCGTGAGGGGTTGTGGGATTACGGAGAAACCGGCCTGTCGTCCGAAAGCTCGCGACCCGAGGCCGATCGAACCCGTGGCGCGTCGCTCCGTCCATTTCCGCGAAGGAAATGCCCTGATCGCGCGAGAGACGCCGTTTTACTGGCGCGAGGCACTCACTCCAGGCGCGACGATCTTCGGACCGGCCATCATCCTGGAGTACAGCGCGACGACGGTCATCCCCCTGGGATGGCGCGCCGATGTGGACGAGTACGAGAACCTGATCCTCTCGCGGGAGGGCTGA
- a CDS encoding class I SAM-dependent RNA methyltransferase: MVEVTVERIVYGGVGLARHEGRVLLIPYAAPGDRALVEIVEERADFARARIVRLMEASADRRDPPCPYYGTCGGCQLQHLQYAAQQRAKAAFVRESLERIGGVVWTEALPVIASEEFHYRLRAQLKVRVSERGVEIGYYRPASHEMCPIAECPLLSPALNVALSNLSSEAPERFRGVRALDLAQGEDGRVAIHPSDERTVVSWSVGAFAYTFDARTFFQANRFLLADLVHAVTEGEEGERALDLFCGVGFFTLPLGRRFAEVIGVEHDARAVWFARRNARENGVTNCRFERERAETWLARNGGRLGSVDLAVLDPPRAGLSRSLIRALVRVAPERITYVSCHPAALARDLKLLLASGYAISSIVVFDLFPQTFHVETIVKLRRGAP; encoded by the coding sequence GTGGTCGAGGTCACCGTCGAACGCATCGTGTATGGCGGCGTCGGGTTGGCGCGCCATGAAGGGCGAGTTCTGCTCATCCCCTATGCCGCACCAGGAGATCGGGCGCTTGTGGAGATCGTCGAAGAGCGCGCTGATTTCGCACGGGCGCGAATCGTGCGGTTGATGGAGGCTTCAGCCGATCGGCGCGATCCGCCGTGCCCGTACTACGGGACGTGCGGGGGCTGTCAGCTCCAGCATCTTCAGTACGCGGCTCAGCAGCGGGCTAAGGCGGCGTTCGTTCGAGAATCGCTCGAACGTATTGGCGGCGTCGTTTGGACGGAGGCACTCCCCGTCATCGCTTCGGAAGAGTTCCACTATCGGCTCCGCGCGCAATTGAAGGTGCGCGTCTCAGAAAGGGGCGTGGAGATCGGATACTATCGGCCAGCATCACATGAGATGTGTCCGATCGCGGAATGTCCGCTGCTCAGCCCGGCGTTGAACGTCGCCTTGAGCAACTTATCGAGCGAGGCGCCGGAGCGCTTCCGAGGTGTGCGCGCGCTCGATCTCGCTCAAGGGGAAGACGGGCGCGTGGCCATCCATCCCTCGGATGAGCGGACGGTGGTCTCGTGGTCGGTGGGCGCGTTCGCCTATACCTTCGATGCGCGAACGTTCTTTCAGGCGAACCGATTCTTGCTCGCGGATCTCGTGCATGCGGTCACGGAGGGGGAAGAGGGAGAGCGGGCGCTCGATCTCTTCTGTGGCGTGGGCTTCTTCACGCTGCCGCTCGGGCGGCGCTTCGCCGAGGTCATCGGTGTGGAGCACGATGCCCGCGCGGTGTGGTTCGCGCGTCGAAATGCGCGTGAGAATGGCGTGACGAATTGCCGGTTCGAGCGCGAGCGCGCCGAGACGTGGCTTGCGCGGAACGGAGGGCGGCTGGGATCGGTGGATCTCGCCGTGCTCGATCCTCCGCGGGCGGGGCTCTCCCGCTCGCTCATCCGCGCGCTCGTGCGCGTCGCGCCCGAGCGCATCACCTACGTCTCGTGCCATCCGGCGGCGCTCGCGCGCGATCTGAAGCTCTTGCTTGCCAGTGGCTACGCGATCTCCTCGATCGTGGTGTTCGATCTCTTCCCGCAGACGTTTCATGTTGAGACGATCGTGAAACTTCGACGGGGAGCGCCTTGA
- the serA gene encoding phosphoglycerate dehydrogenase, which produces MNILVVEPIAPSGIEVLRETGWNVDVRPALTPAEMEAIIGAYEAVIVRSQTRLTARVLRAAKRLKVIGRAGAGVDNIDLEEATARGILVMNTPGGNSVSVAEHTFGLILALVRHIVKANESVKRGEWERGLFLGRELKGKTLGLIGLGKVGQEVAKRAKAFGMTVIAHDPFIAERIAQELDVRLVPLEELLATSDVISLHASLTRATRGMIHRETIARMKPGVILINTARGELVDEEALLEGLDSGRIAGAGLDVFAEEPPRNRRLLEHPRVLATPHVGASTIEAQEQVGLEIVLQVREYLQSGVIRNAVNFPALSPEERQRLAPFLELGEKLGAFVAQIARVRPSEVGIRYYGELTHFNVYPISNAILCGVLRQMLDEDVNLINARAKAEERDIEIIETRSNRARSYANLISVQLRDAEGHVDWVEGAVLHQGNLRLVSIDGVSLEIPLAPHMLLVRNEDVPGVIGRIGTLLGEAQVNIGNFALARGGAEGMAIGVLTVDSPVSDDVLAEIRRIPAIRDVRVIALP; this is translated from the coding sequence GTGAACATTCTGGTGGTGGAACCGATCGCTCCTTCCGGCATCGAGGTTTTGAGAGAGACCGGCTGGAACGTGGACGTGCGCCCGGCGCTGACGCCAGCGGAGATGGAGGCGATCATCGGGGCCTACGAGGCCGTGATCGTTCGGAGCCAGACGCGATTGACGGCGCGCGTGCTTCGCGCGGCGAAGCGCTTGAAGGTGATCGGGCGCGCGGGCGCAGGCGTGGACAACATTGATCTGGAGGAGGCGACGGCGCGCGGCATCCTCGTGATGAACACGCCAGGAGGCAACAGCGTGAGCGTCGCCGAGCACACTTTCGGCTTGATCCTCGCCCTGGTGCGCCACATCGTGAAGGCCAACGAGTCGGTGAAGCGCGGGGAGTGGGAGCGAGGGTTGTTTCTCGGGCGGGAGCTCAAGGGGAAGACGCTCGGCCTCATCGGGCTCGGGAAGGTCGGTCAAGAAGTGGCCAAGCGCGCCAAGGCATTCGGTATGACGGTGATCGCTCACGATCCTTTCATCGCGGAGCGAATCGCGCAGGAGCTGGACGTGCGGCTCGTCCCGCTGGAAGAATTGCTTGCCACGTCCGACGTCATCTCGCTGCACGCCTCGCTCACGCGCGCGACGCGGGGGATGATCCATCGCGAGACCATCGCGCGCATGAAGCCCGGCGTGATCCTCATCAACACGGCGCGCGGCGAGCTGGTGGATGAAGAAGCACTGCTCGAGGGCCTCGATTCGGGACGAATCGCGGGAGCGGGCCTGGATGTCTTCGCCGAGGAGCCTCCACGGAATCGTCGGCTTTTGGAGCATCCGCGCGTGCTAGCGACGCCTCATGTTGGGGCTTCGACGATCGAGGCGCAAGAACAGGTCGGATTAGAGATCGTCCTTCAAGTGCGGGAGTATCTGCAATCTGGAGTTATTCGGAACGCCGTGAACTTCCCTGCGCTCTCACCCGAAGAGCGGCAGCGGCTAGCGCCTTTCTTGGAGCTTGGGGAGAAGCTCGGCGCCTTCGTCGCTCAAATCGCACGCGTGCGTCCGAGCGAGGTTGGCATTCGATATTACGGCGAGCTAACCCACTTCAACGTCTATCCCATCTCCAACGCCATCCTCTGCGGCGTCCTGCGGCAGATGCTCGATGAAGATGTGAACCTCATCAACGCGCGGGCGAAGGCTGAAGAGCGCGATATCGAGATCATCGAGACGCGGAGCAATCGCGCGCGCAGTTATGCGAATCTGATCAGCGTGCAATTGCGCGACGCCGAAGGACATGTGGATTGGGTCGAAGGGGCGGTGCTGCACCAGGGGAATCTGCGGCTCGTCTCTATTGACGGCGTGAGCTTGGAGATCCCGCTAGCGCCTCATATGCTGCTCGTTCGCAACGAGGATGTGCCTGGGGTCATCGGGCGCATCGGAACGCTCTTGGGCGAGGCACAGGTGAATATTGGAAATTTCGCGCTCGCGCGTGGCGGCGCTGAAGGGATGGCCATCGGCGTGCTCACTGTGGATTCTCCCGTCTCGGATGACGTGCTGGCCGAGATTCGTCGTATTCCGGCCATCCGCGATGTGCGCGTCATCGCCCTCCCTTGA
- a CDS encoding amidohydrolase family protein: MIRMTAIVLAGGLLIAPVLGAMGGQSSGATEIAFVHVNVIPMTSERILEDHTVIVRGDRIVEVGPSARVKIPEGAIRIEGRGYYLLPGLGEMHGHIPPPQAPPEYLEAVLFLYLSNGITTVRGMLGAPGQLELRERANRGELLSPTLYLAGPSFSDASINSPEEAIARVREQKQQGWDLLKIHPGLTLEEYEAMARTAREVGMRWVGHVPAAVGLVRALEMGQETIDHLDGYIEYLEGDTGPLDRTKLEDIVRRTREAGAWVVPTMALWEVLIGARPLEVLLAYSELRYMPPQMVENWTRAHRARLENPNYSRERAERIAANRKEILRALHRGGVRILFGTDAPQQFSVPGFSIHREIPVLLECGLTPYEILQTATRNVGEYFRHKDRFGTIEVGARADLILVKGNPLANLENLKQLAGVMVRGRWLSEKEIQERLEHIAARYRPTAK, from the coding sequence ATGATCCGAATGACGGCCATCGTTCTCGCCGGAGGTCTTTTGATCGCCCCTGTTCTTGGCGCGATGGGCGGACAATCGTCAGGCGCGACGGAGATCGCCTTTGTCCATGTGAACGTCATCCCGATGACGTCCGAGCGAATCTTGGAGGACCACACGGTCATCGTTCGGGGAGATCGCATTGTCGAAGTCGGTCCGAGTGCGCGGGTGAAGATCCCTGAGGGAGCCATACGGATCGAGGGGCGCGGGTACTATCTGTTACCGGGTTTAGGAGAGATGCACGGGCACATCCCCCCGCCGCAAGCGCCGCCGGAATATCTCGAAGCCGTCCTGTTTCTCTATCTCTCCAACGGTATCACGACGGTGCGCGGGATGCTCGGCGCACCTGGGCAGTTGGAATTGCGCGAGCGAGCGAATCGTGGGGAGCTTCTCTCGCCGACGCTCTATCTGGCCGGACCGAGTTTCAGCGACGCCTCGATCAATTCGCCAGAGGAGGCCATCGCGCGCGTGCGCGAGCAAAAGCAGCAGGGGTGGGATCTGTTGAAAATCCATCCCGGGCTCACCCTCGAGGAGTACGAGGCGATGGCGCGGACAGCGCGCGAAGTGGGCATGCGGTGGGTCGGGCATGTCCCAGCGGCCGTCGGCCTCGTGCGCGCGCTCGAAATGGGCCAGGAGACGATTGACCATCTGGACGGCTACATCGAGTACCTGGAGGGGGACACGGGGCCGCTCGATCGCACCAAGCTCGAAGACATCGTCCGGCGCACGCGGGAAGCGGGCGCTTGGGTCGTCCCAACGATGGCGCTTTGGGAGGTCTTGATTGGAGCGCGCCCCTTAGAGGTGCTGCTCGCCTACTCGGAACTGCGCTACATGCCGCCGCAAATGGTCGAGAATTGGACTCGAGCCCATCGCGCGCGACTGGAGAATCCAAATTACAGTCGGGAGCGAGCCGAGCGAATCGCTGCGAATCGCAAGGAGATCCTGCGAGCGCTGCATCGAGGGGGTGTGCGCATCCTCTTCGGGACCGATGCGCCGCAGCAGTTCAGCGTCCCTGGTTTCTCCATCCATCGGGAGATCCCCGTGCTGCTCGAGTGCGGGCTGACGCCGTATGAGATCCTGCAGACGGCGACGCGCAACGTGGGCGAGTATTTCCGCCACAAGGATCGCTTCGGGACGATCGAGGTCGGCGCGCGCGCCGATTTGATCCTCGTCAAAGGGAATCCGCTCGCGAACCTGGAGAACCTGAAGCAATTGGCCGGCGTCATGGTGCGGGGGCGGTGGCTCTCGGAGAAGGAGATCCAAGAACGCTTGGAGCATATCGCCGCTCGCTATCGCCCGACGGCGAAGTGA